The following proteins come from a genomic window of Lachnoclostridium phytofermentans ISDg:
- a CDS encoding polysaccharide pyruvyl transferase family protein yields MKVGVVTFHSAHNYGASLQAWALQKVLKNLGTEPGVIHYHPEIIDKLYVAPKLDTTKKKLKYLLKKEYRSRIQTQVYKNKRYSKFIREKFHLIGDYKTYEELLNANLSLDAYITGSDQVWNSDHTGGFDPAYTLDFAKPGAKKISYAASVGREYILPQYREQFRQSLESYTSISVREASSKPGIEALTDKPVEVVLDPTLLLERKDYEELKKPGKFKGRYILVYMMESNKELVQFANRLSVAIGLPIIQRKLPGVFRNELGSYYEDTAAEFLGEIENAEYVLTNSFHATVFSLIYEKPFISMLHTSTGARTSDLLKSVGLESHLLYHIGDFHDMNQFDIEDVEALRQRIRELRESSIDFLKRALDKK; encoded by the coding sequence ATGAAGGTAGGAGTTGTAACATTTCATAGTGCACATAATTATGGTGCAAGTCTTCAAGCTTGGGCACTTCAAAAAGTATTGAAAAATCTTGGGACAGAGCCAGGTGTAATTCATTATCATCCTGAAATTATTGATAAGCTTTATGTTGCACCTAAGCTAGATACTACAAAGAAGAAACTAAAATATCTACTTAAGAAAGAGTATCGTTCCCGTATACAGACTCAGGTTTATAAAAATAAGCGTTATTCAAAGTTTATTCGTGAAAAATTTCATCTCATTGGTGATTATAAGACATATGAAGAGTTGTTAAATGCCAATTTATCTTTGGATGCATATATCACAGGTAGTGATCAGGTATGGAACAGTGATCACACGGGAGGATTTGACCCTGCCTATACTCTAGACTTTGCAAAACCTGGGGCCAAGAAAATATCTTATGCAGCTAGTGTAGGAAGAGAGTATATTTTACCGCAGTATAGAGAACAATTCCGTCAGAGTCTTGAAAGCTATACTTCAATCTCGGTTAGGGAAGCTAGTTCAAAACCAGGCATTGAAGCACTGACAGATAAGCCAGTAGAGGTTGTACTTGATCCAACCTTATTACTTGAGAGAAAAGATTATGAGGAATTAAAAAAGCCAGGAAAGTTTAAAGGCCGCTATATTTTGGTTTATATGATGGAGTCGAATAAGGAACTTGTTCAGTTTGCAAATCGTCTATCTGTTGCAATCGGTCTTCCAATTATTCAAAGAAAATTACCTGGAGTATTTCGTAATGAACTTGGATCTTATTACGAAGATACAGCTGCTGAATTTTTAGGTGAAATTGAGAATGCAGAGTATGTGCTAACAAATTCTTTTCATGCAACAGTATTCTCTTTAATATATGAAAAACCATTTATCTCCATGCTCCATACGAGTACTGGAGCAAGAACGAGCGATTTGCTTAAATCAGTAGGATTAGAGTCGCATCTGTTGTATCATATCGGAGATTTTCATGACATGAATCAATTTGATATTGAGGATGTAGAAGCGTTAAGACAGAGAATACGCGAATTAAGAGAGTCCTCTATTGACTTCTTAAAACGCGCGCTTGATAAGAAATAA
- a CDS encoding glycosyltransferase family 2 protein, whose translation MKRLTAVVPCFNEEEVLPMFYEEIMNVAECLKNEVEFEVLFVNDGSTDGTLQEIRKLRERDKRVKLVSFSRNFGKEAAMYAGLEHSTGDFVAILDADLQHPPKMLIEMYHGIVLEGYDSVAAKRVTRDGEPKIRSFFSKKFYNILCKLSKIEIVEGSVDYRLMTRQMVKAVLSMSERNRFTKGIFGWVGFHTKWIAYENVERAAGQTKWSFWKLFKYSLEGIIGFSTAPLAISSILGLAFCGFSVLAIIYIVIKTIIWGDPTSGWPSLACIILMVGGIQLFCMGILGQYMGKTYIEVKNRPIYLASLVETEEEQDDRMSEANQKQDEMLPETISKATNKEIT comes from the coding sequence ATGAAACGGTTAACGGCGGTTGTACCTTGTTTTAATGAAGAAGAAGTTCTTCCGATGTTTTATGAGGAAATCATGAATGTTGCAGAATGTTTGAAGAATGAAGTTGAATTCGAGGTATTGTTTGTTAATGATGGTTCCACCGATGGAACGTTACAGGAAATCCGAAAATTAAGAGAGAGAGACAAGCGGGTAAAGCTTGTCTCCTTCTCGCGTAATTTTGGTAAAGAAGCGGCAATGTACGCTGGCCTTGAACATTCAACCGGTGATTTCGTAGCTATCTTGGATGCTGATTTGCAGCATCCACCTAAGATGTTAATTGAGATGTATCATGGAATTGTCTTGGAAGGATACGATAGTGTAGCAGCAAAGCGTGTCACCAGAGATGGAGAACCAAAGATCCGCTCTTTTTTCTCTAAAAAATTCTATAATATCTTATGTAAGTTAAGTAAAATAGAGATTGTCGAAGGTTCTGTAGATTATCGTCTTATGACGAGACAGATGGTGAAAGCTGTTCTATCCATGAGTGAAAGGAATCGTTTTACGAAAGGAATCTTTGGATGGGTAGGTTTTCATACCAAATGGATTGCTTATGAGAATGTAGAGAGGGCAGCAGGGCAAACCAAGTGGTCGTTCTGGAAATTATTTAAATACTCTCTGGAAGGAATTATAGGATTTTCAACAGCACCTCTTGCGATATCATCTATACTTGGACTTGCTTTTTGTGGGTTTTCCGTTTTGGCTATCATTTATATTGTTATAAAAACAATAATATGGGGTGATCCAACAAGTGGTTGGCCATCCTTAGCTTGTATTATCTTGATGGTAGGCGGTATCCAATTATTCTGTATGGGTATTTTGGGACAATATATGGGTAAAACTTATATTGAGGTAAAAAATCGCCCAATATATCTAGCAAGCCTTGTAGAGACAGAGGAAGAGCAAGACGATAGGATGTCGGAAGCTAATCAAAAGCAAGATGAGATGTTGCCAGAAACTATATCAAAAGCAACAAATAAGGAAATAACGTAA
- the tagD gene encoding glycerol-3-phosphate cytidylyltransferase has translation MKKVITYGTYDLLHVGHINLLRRAKEYGDYLIVVLSSDEFNAIKHKTAYHCYEDRKTILEAIQYVDEVIPEYNWEQKIKDVVDNNVDVFVMGDDWKGQFDFLKDYCEVVYLPRTEGISTSKIKNDLHK, from the coding sequence ATGAAAAAAGTAATTACCTACGGTACTTACGATTTATTACATGTTGGGCATATTAATTTGCTAAGAAGAGCGAAAGAATATGGAGATTATCTCATTGTAGTATTATCTTCGGATGAATTTAACGCAATAAAGCATAAGACCGCTTATCATTGCTATGAAGATAGAAAAACAATTCTGGAAGCAATTCAATATGTAGATGAAGTAATACCAGAATATAATTGGGAACAAAAAATCAAGGATGTTGTAGATAATAATGTAGATGTATTTGTTATGGGAGATGACTGGAAGGGGCAATTTGACTTTTTAAAAGATTATTGTGAAGTCGTATATCTACCAAGAACAGAAGGGATTTCAACATCAAAGATTAAGAATGATTTGCATAAGTAA
- a CDS encoding CDP-glycerol glycerophosphotransferase family protein: MLRKIMKKGILAIYRILRFLPLQKRTICFMSNLGRSYGGNPKSIYEEMVREGLDKEFRCIFFLEDTNAPIPGRVWKVKLSRFRYYYFLAVAGIWVSDTRFPNYIKKRKGVTYLQTWHGTPLKKLALDMTSLVMAGEETLEQYKEEFKKNSATWDYLISQNPFSTETFRRAFDFQGEILEYGYPRNDVLFQKNNSYDIDQIKKKLNIPRDKKIILYAPTWRDNEYHDKANYKFNAPLDYNYLYEQLKDEYVILLKYHYMVREKLPLEQYRGFYMVVEQEIDISELYLVSDMLITDYSSVMFDYSLLYRPILFYVYDLKEYEDNLRGFYFDFVEEAPGPLFTSSRELVSMVKNYYPEDYADKYKAFCDKYHTFENGNAAKRTVRLLSEKGMK; this comes from the coding sequence ATGCTACGAAAAATCATGAAAAAAGGGATATTGGCTATATACAGAATCCTAAGATTTTTACCACTCCAAAAGAGAACCATATGCTTTATGAGTAACTTAGGTAGAAGTTATGGTGGAAATCCAAAAAGTATTTACGAAGAAATGGTAAGGGAAGGACTCGATAAGGAGTTTCGTTGCATTTTTTTCCTTGAGGATACGAATGCGCCAATTCCTGGTAGGGTATGGAAAGTAAAGCTTTCTCGTTTTCGCTATTATTATTTCTTGGCTGTAGCCGGTATCTGGGTGAGTGATACAAGATTTCCGAACTACATAAAAAAACGAAAGGGTGTTACCTACCTACAAACATGGCATGGTACACCTTTAAAAAAGTTAGCCTTGGACATGACGTCATTAGTGATGGCTGGTGAGGAAACCTTAGAACAATATAAAGAAGAATTTAAGAAAAACTCTGCAACATGGGACTATCTTATTTCTCAGAATCCATTTTCTACGGAAACCTTTAGAAGAGCATTTGACTTTCAAGGAGAAATATTAGAATATGGATATCCAAGAAATGATGTCTTATTTCAAAAAAATAATTCTTATGATATTGATCAGATAAAGAAGAAACTAAATATACCTAGAGATAAAAAGATAATTCTTTATGCACCAACATGGCGAGATAATGAATACCACGATAAAGCAAACTATAAATTTAATGCTCCACTTGATTACAATTATTTATATGAGCAATTAAAAGATGAGTATGTGATATTGTTAAAGTATCATTATATGGTAAGAGAGAAGCTTCCGTTGGAGCAATACCGAGGATTTTACATGGTAGTGGAACAAGAGATTGATATTTCAGAATTATATCTTGTATCGGATATGTTAATTACAGATTATTCTTCTGTTATGTTTGATTATAGTCTTTTATATCGCCCAATACTTTTTTATGTATATGATTTAAAGGAATATGAGGATAATCTTCGAGGCTTTTATTTTGATTTTGTAGAGGAGGCTCCTGGACCATTATTTACTTCATCAAGAGAACTTGTTTCTATGGTAAAGAATTATTATCCAGAAGACTATGCTGACAAATATAAAGCGTTCTGTGATAAATATCATACATTTGAGAATGGAAATGCAGCGAAACGTACGGTTAGACTTCTATCAGAAAAGGGAATGAAGTAA